In Streptomyces sp. NBC_00341, the DNA window CGGCTGGTCAAGCGCCGCGAGGTGCGGCTGCTGGCCCTGCCGCTGTTCGCCGGTGCGCTGGTCTTCGCCTACTGGGCGGCGCCCCGGATGCAGCTGGGCTGGTTCCTGCGCGACTCCAGCGCCCAGGAGATGGACGCCCCGTGGTGGTCGGGCGCGGTGATGACCCTCGCCCTGTTCGGCTGCGCGACGCTGCTCACCGTCGGGTTCCTCGCGTGGGTGCCGCGCCGCCACATGTGGTTCACGGTGCTGGGCGCCGGCACGATCTGCGGCTATCTGCTGCACGGGTTCCTGGTGAAGGGCGCCGACTACTCGGGCCTCTTCGACCACAACGACTGGCTGATCTCGCCCACCGGGCTGGTGCTCGTCACCGTGGCCGCCTCGGTCGGGGTGACGCTGCTGTGCACGCCGCCGGTGCGACGGGTCATGCGCTGTGTGACCGAACCGGACATGAACTGGGCGTTCCGGCGGGACGCCGCCAAGATCTGAGACTTCGGGATTGAGCCAACACGGCGGAGCCGGACCCGGTCGGGTCCGGCTCCGCCGTGTTGGCTCAATCCCGACGGTCGGTGGGTGATTCCGGGGCGGTGAGTCCGAGCAGGCTCCGCACCTGCGCATACTTCGCGGCCAGCCGGGTACGGGTCGCCGGGTCCAGGACCGCGAGGCGGACCGGGTCCGCGTTGTGCGCGAGGTCGGACTCCTTGATCAGCAGTGCGCCCGGAGTGGCCAGGATGCGGCGGGCGTACGCCGGCAGCTCCTCGCCCTCCCGCTTGCTGACGGCCAGGACCATGTCCTTGACCCGCTGCGGCAGCGCGGCCCCGGCCAGCCAGCGCTCCGACAGCGCGTCGTCCTCGACCGCGTCGTGCAGCCAGGCGGCTGCGATCTGCTCGTCGCTGCCGCCCCTGGCCCGTACGCCCTCCGCGACGGCCGCGAGGTGTTCGGCGTACGGGCGTCCCGCCTTGTCCCGCTGACCCTCGTGGGCCGCACGGGCGATGCGCTCGACTTCGGCCGGGGTCAGGTGTATGCGGGGTGCCGTCATGGCCCGACTCTACGGTCGGCCCGCGGCCCGGCCCAGGGCGGCGTGGGCCGGCACCAGTGCGGCGGCGAGGCCGAGGCCCACCGTGGCGGCCAGGAACGATCCGTACAACGCGGGCGGGATGTACGGGGATTCGCCGGTCAGGCCCCGCATCATCGGGATGAGCGTGGCCAGCGCGATGGCCGTGCCGAGCGCGGCCCCGGCCACGGTGACCAGCAGGGCCTCCCAGCGGATCATGCCCATGACCTGGCGGCGGGTGGAGCCGACGAGCCGGAGCATGGTCAGTTCCCCGCGGCGGTCCAGGACGGTCATCACCAGTGTGTTGACCGCCGCGACGGCTGCGAATCCGCCGAGGACCGAGGCCATGACGGTGTTGGCCCACGCGTTCAGCTCGCGGTCCCGGCTCTGCGCGGTGGCGTAGCCGGAGGGGTCTGTGACGGTGCCGAGTGCGGCGAGCCGCTCCGCGCCCGCCGGGGTCGCCCGTACGAGTACGTCGGAGGCGTACGGCGAGGTGACGTGGGTCAGCAGGTCGGCGGAAGGGAGGGTGACGAGGGCGGTGCCCAGGCCTCTTCCGTAGACCGCGACGATCTTCGGCGACGCCTTGGTGCCGTCCGGCAGGCGCAGCGCGAGGCGGTCGCCGGTGTGCACCTTCGCCGAACCGGCGAGCGTGGTGTCGATGGCGACGGTGCCGGGGGCCAGCGCGTCGAGTGATCCGGTGCGGACGTCGAGGTCCTGGACGGCGGCGAGTTCACGGCTGGAGCCGATGACTCCCTGCGCCGGGGCGTTCTCCAGCCAGGTGTCGCCGCCCGATCCGGCGGGGACCAGCACGGAGGTGCGGAGCAGTCCGACGGCGGTGGAGACGCCGGGGGTCGTGGCGGCGCGTTCGGTGGCGTCGGAGGCGAGGCCGTCCGGTGCGGAGACGATGCGGTCCGCGGTGACGGCGGCACGCTGCTGGTGCTCGATCGCCCGGTCCTCGCTGGTGTGCATGAAGACGAGCGTCGAGGAGAAGGCCATGGCGAGCACGATCGGCGTGATCGCGGAGGCCATCCGCCGGGAGTTGGCGCGGGAGTTGGCCGCGGCCAGCGAGGCGGAGGGGCCGCCGGCCCGCAGCGGGAGGCCGAGGACGGAGGCGCAGATGCGGGCGATCAGCGGGCCGAGCAGTCCGACCGCGAGCATGAAGAGCATGACCACACCGAGTGCGGCGTTGGCCGCGTCGTCGCCGGTCTGCGAGGCGGCGACGCCCGCGAGGACGCCGCCACCGGCCAGCGCGGCGATACCCAGGGGTGTGCGGATCCAGCCGAACGGCGGGCGTTCCACGGCGGACTGGGCGAGCGCGAGGCCCGGCTTCGTCTTCGACGGACGGCGCGCGGCGGCGTAGCCGGCGCCCAGCGCGGTGAGCATCGTGGCGGCGACGGCGATCGTCAGTGGCAGCCAGGAGATCCGCAGCCCGACGGCGTCCGGGATGGCCCCCTTCGCCTTGAGCTGCCCGAACCACCAGGCGGCCAGGGCGATTCCGGGCAGGCAGCCGAGTGCGCCGGCGAGCGGGGCGACGAGCAGGGCCTCGGTGGCGATGCTGCGGCGCAGCTGGCGCGGGGTCGCCCCGATCGCACGCAGCAGGGCGAATTCGCGGCTGCGCTGGCCGACGGAGAGGGCGACCGTACCGGCGGCGGTGAAGACGGCGACCATGGTGGCGACGCCGCCGAAGGAGCCGCCGAGCCCGGTGAGGAGTTCCCTGGCGTCCGCGAGGCCCGGGTCCTCGACCGCGCCGCGGTCGTCGCCGGTGCTGACCCTGACGCCCGAGGTGTGGCCGAGGGCGTCGGATACCTGGCGGGCGAGGGCGGACGGGTCGGCGCCGTCGGCGGCGAGTACGGCGATGGCGTCGACCCGGCCGGGGTGGCCGGAGAGCGCCACGGCCTCGCGGTCGGTGAACCAGACGGTGGCGTCGGCGTCGGTGGTGCCGGAGACCCGGAACTCCTTCGGGCCCGCCGGGGTGTCCAGCGTGACGCGGTCACCGGTCCGGGCCCCGCCGTGGCCGGCCGGGACGACGACCTCGCCGGTGCGCGGCGCGTCGCCGGACGCGAGCCGGGTGCCGGTGAGCGCGGCGGAGCCCCAGCCGTGCGCGGTGAGGGGCGCGGAGTCCTGGTGCGCCGGGGAGCCGACGCCGTCGGTCGCGGCTACCCGGTGCACCGGGTAGCCGACGTCGCCGATCGCGGCCGTGGCGCCGGGGGCGGAGGCGGCCCTGGCGACCAGGGCGTCGGACAGCCGGGCGGTGTCCGGGAGCGCGCTGGACTCCTCGTGCCGGTCGTCCCCGCTGCCGACGGTCAGCCGGGCCTGCTGGTCCGCGGCGACGATCACCGGCGCCTTCGCGTAGCGGTCGGGCGGTACGGACGCGCGCACGCCGGTCTCCAGCAGGATGCCGCAGGCGGAGACGATGGCCGCGGCCAGCAGGAGTGCGACGAAGGTGCCCGCGAACGACGCGGGTTTGAAGCGTACGGCCGCGCGGGCCAGGCCGTTCGGGGTGAACATCAGGCGGCGGCCCTTGCGTGCTCGGGGGCGGTCAGCGCGGTCATCCGTGCGGCGATCCGGTCGGCGCCCGCGCGGGGCAGCCGGTCCGCGATCTCGCCGTCGGCGAGGAAGAGCACGTGGTCCGCGTAGGCGGCGGCCACCGGGTCGTGCGTGACCATCACGACGGTCGCGCCGAGGGTGTCGACCGCGTGGCGGAGCAGCTGGAGGATCTCGGCGGCGGTGGTGGTGTCGAGGGCGCCGGTCGGCTCGTCGGCGAAGATCACGTCGGGCCGGGTGACCAGGGCGCGGGCGACGGCGACGCGCTGCTGCTGGCCGCCGGAGAGCTGGCCTGGGCGCCGGTTCCCCTTGTCGCCGAGGCCGACCCGGGCGAGCATCTCGGCTGCCTCGCGGCGGCTGCGGGCGGAGCCGGTGCGCTGTCCGGCCAGGCGCATGGGCAGGACGACGTTCTGCTCGACCGTGAGGGACGGGAGCAGGTTGAACGCCTGGAAGACGAAGCCGAGCCGGCTGCGGCGCAGTTCGGTGAGCTTGTTCTCGCTCATGCCGGTGATCTCCGTGCCGCCGAGGCTGACCGATCCCGCGGTGGGGCGGTCGAGTCCGGCCGCGCACTGGAGGAACGTCGACTTGCCGGAGCCGGAGGGGCCCATCACCGCGGTGAAGCTGCCCCTCGGCAGGGCGAGG includes these proteins:
- a CDS encoding HD domain-containing protein; the encoded protein is MTAPRIHLTPAEVERIARAAHEGQRDKAGRPYAEHLAAVAEGVRARGGSDEQIAAAWLHDAVEDDALSERWLAGAALPQRVKDMVLAVSKREGEELPAYARRILATPGALLIKESDLAHNADPVRLAVLDPATRTRLAAKYAQVRSLLGLTAPESPTDRRD
- a CDS encoding FtsX-like permease family protein, with the translated sequence MFTPNGLARAAVRFKPASFAGTFVALLLAAAIVSACGILLETGVRASVPPDRYAKAPVIVAADQQARLTVGSGDDRHEESSALPDTARLSDALVARAASAPGATAAIGDVGYPVHRVAATDGVGSPAHQDSAPLTAHGWGSAALTGTRLASGDAPRTGEVVVPAGHGGARTGDRVTLDTPAGPKEFRVSGTTDADATVWFTDREAVALSGHPGRVDAIAVLAADGADPSALARQVSDALGHTSGVRVSTGDDRGAVEDPGLADARELLTGLGGSFGGVATMVAVFTAAGTVALSVGQRSREFALLRAIGATPRQLRRSIATEALLVAPLAGALGCLPGIALAAWWFGQLKAKGAIPDAVGLRISWLPLTIAVAATMLTALGAGYAAARRPSKTKPGLALAQSAVERPPFGWIRTPLGIAALAGGGVLAGVAASQTGDDAANAALGVVMLFMLAVGLLGPLIARICASVLGLPLRAGGPSASLAAANSRANSRRMASAITPIVLAMAFSSTLVFMHTSEDRAIEHQQRAAVTADRIVSAPDGLASDATERAATTPGVSTAVGLLRTSVLVPAGSGGDTWLENAPAQGVIGSSRELAAVQDLDVRTGSLDALAPGTVAIDTTLAGSAKVHTGDRLALRLPDGTKASPKIVAVYGRGLGTALVTLPSADLLTHVTSPYASDVLVRATPAGAERLAALGTVTDPSGYATAQSRDRELNAWANTVMASVLGGFAAVAAVNTLVMTVLDRRGELTMLRLVGSTRRQVMGMIRWEALLVTVAGAALGTAIALATLIPMMRGLTGESPYIPPALYGSFLAATVGLGLAAALVPAHAALGRAAGRP
- a CDS encoding ABC transporter ATP-binding protein: MGLRRTRQGARESVRAVREARTAHDHAGPVLADPAVELRGVRRQYGRGGSAVHALRGIDLALPRGSFTAVMGPSGSGKSTFLQCAAGLDRPTAGSVSLGGTEITGMSENKLTELRRSRLGFVFQAFNLLPSLTVEQNVVLPMRLAGQRTGSARSRREAAEMLARVGLGDKGNRRPGQLSGGQQQRVAVARALVTRPDVIFADEPTGALDTTTAAEILQLLRHAVDTLGATVVMVTHDPVAAAYADHVLFLADGEIADRLPRAGADRIAARMTALTAPEHARAAA